The following coding sequences are from one Chelonoidis abingdonii isolate Lonesome George chromosome 4, CheloAbing_2.0, whole genome shotgun sequence window:
- the HEATR4 gene encoding HEAT repeat-containing protein 4 isoform X3, whose translation MKISAFYNSNNPFPLDAELRVTVSEDSDDPAGRLVLHSGSTASFPTTKASMPLQDFCLSKQHYRLYQKKYFLNIATDLKFSKEVVKHRALQSLPYKECDFKDLYSTSDIIQKPKSKEPVAKKVGQQPFKLCPLKQPPCHMKLDFSPSKDTRIKVPMEKRLQSAKLDSSLRESSLPPITPSLPCESPASQTFLTESYEILSSSMTRRQAKRGPTDNIQESKSEALGWEQMLLEKLNRSTAQWIVNQQTAWGGWIQNVHGFKKQKFDWNRIRDELSSESELRLLDSIQAEEDAMEVSPQSHVEKKPETLLPVYYRVPAYCPRVLWTDDPVGTNSTAHIIGKKCLRLASSLKNRERLNSHVGKYSYSTKNAFEQELYFGTVKIVHQVAERGKDHFILENHDEYYKHLQQHFPRPPEHWSFKPQKGAARRPVRGAFHWIALPTLADDFAQKGQESSPAKARRGGNEHKKPKEVLPQHVHILRTMLEQWKNAWKLTPRWQNATIEGLMRALTDIHEVIRVTALITCATAVLERPRLDSDSQESGLCGIGKAPVIQDVPVELQPLLRKTLRDENAHVRMAAAVCHYTIGMCNNEAQMIMKEALVHGNSADSWAAAQCLALEGIATFPVVKKILSQMFDKNDGTTEEQACLLLTQLSECSSLVYSLLAAKLNSCQWKDRILACRALSRIRGYVSQDLKNKLSQLMWNDWNLEVRQAAALALGEMKLGKEVHDQLRVKLNRGDCWMKVEALSLIGWLQLMTAKLLPGFLQCFSNDFVAVRREACLTAGALRIKDEMVLTCLFKIMQTDPHWKIKAFAIRDTSQKMVMGDCASTSRMLTCRVPQSSIPHLSHFSSLHEAKRGSLRIYVSGLKCQQYKERTLLYISFTSIQITLYFNYPSAWLKGSWLKLNPGKMEVILHGRRKHFEELVSHPPLLKLSASRLSNQFEASGSLLISEAQRATAAKNAFFYLRLVKRLHQILWP comes from the exons ATGAAAATATCAGCCTTTTACAACAGCAATAATCCATTCCCTCTTGATGCTGAACTGAGGGTCACAGTCTCTGAGGACAGTGATGACCCAGCTGGGCGCTTGGTGTTGCACAGCGGCTCTACTGCGAGCTTTCCGACTACAAAGGCCTCCATGCCCTTGCAAGACTTTTGCCTTTCCAAGCAGCACTATAGGCTCTACCAGAAAAAATACTTCTTGAATATAGCCACAGATCTGAAGTTCTCCAAGGAAGTTGTGAAGCACAGAGCACTGCAAAGCCTGCCCTATAAAGAGTGTGATTTCAAGGATCTCTACAGTACTTCTGACATCATCCAAAAGCCAAAAAGTAAAGAACCCGTGGCTAAGAAAGTAGGGCAACAACCATTCAAGCTTTGCCCTCTGAAGCAACCACCTTGCCATATGAAATTGGATTTTTCCCCATCTAAGGACACCAGGATTAAAGTCCCCATGGAAAAGAGACTGCAGAGCGCCAAACTGGATAGCTCACTCAGAGAGTCATCTCTGCCGCCTATTACTCCTTCTCTTCCTTGTGAGTCTCCTGCCTCACAGACATTCCTGACAGAATCCTATGAAATATTATCATCCTCCATGACCAGAAGACAGGCAAAGAGAGGACCCACAGATAACATCCAAGAATCAAAGAGCGAGGCCCTGGGATGGGAGCAAATGCTATTGGAGAAGCTGAATAGGTCCACAGCTCAGTGGATTGTGAATCAGCAGACTGCCTGGGGTGGTTGGATTCAGAATGTCCATGGCTTCAAGAAACAAAAGTTTGACTGGAACAGAATCAGAGATGAACTCTCTTCTGAAAGCGAGTTGAGATTGTTGGATTCGATTCAAGCAGAAGAAGATGCCATGGAAGTCAGTCCCCAGAGCCATGTGGAGAAGAAACCAGAGACACTACTTCCAGTTTATTACAG GGTACCTGCTTACTGCCCGAGGGTGCTTTGGACAGATGACCCAGTTGGTACCAACAGTACAGCTCATATAATAGGAAAGAAGTGTCTTAGACTAGCATCTTCTTTGAAGAACCGGGAACGACTGAACTCCCATGTTGGGAAATACTCCTACTCCACTAAGAATGCCTTTGAGCAGGAGCTCTACTTTG GGACAGTCAAGATTGTCCATCAGGTAGCTGAGAGGGGAAAGGATCACTTCATCCTGGAGAATCACGATGAGTACTACAAACACCTCCAGCAGCACTTTCCGAGACCTCCAGAGCACTGGAGTTTCAAGCCACAGAAAGGGGCAG CTCGGAGGCCTGTGAGGGGAGCCTTCCATTGGATTGCTCTGCCTACCCTTGCTGATGACTTTGCACAAAAGGGCCAGGAGTCATCTCCTGCAAAGGccaggagagggggaaatgagCACAAGAAACCTAAAgaagtcctgcctcagcatgtgCATATCCTCAGAACTATGCTGGAGCAGTGGAAGAACGCCTGGAAGCTGA CTCCCCGGTGGCAGAATGCAACTATTGAAGGCTTAATGAGGGCCCTTACAGATATACATGAAGTCATTCGGGTCACAGCTCTAATaacctgtgccactgcagtgttgGAGCGACCCAGACTAGACAGTGACAGTCAGGAGTCAG GACTTTGTGGCATTGGAAAGGCCCCAGTTATTCAGGATGTGCCTGTGGAACTACAGCCTTTGCTTAGAAAGACTCTGAGGGATGAGAATGCCCATGTGAGAATGGCAGCTGCCGTGTGCCACTACACCATAGGGATGTGTAACAATGAGGCACAAATGATCATGAAGGAAGCTCTGGTACATG GTAATTCTGCAGAcagctgggcagcagcacagTGCCTGGCATTGGAGGGCATTGCCACTTTCCCTGTAGTAAAAAAGATCCTTTCCCAGATGTTTGACAAGAATGATGGCACCACAGAGGAGCAAGCATGTCTTCTATTAACTCAACTTAGCGAATGCTCG AGCTTGGTTTACTCCCTACTGGCAGCCAAACTGAACAGCTGTCAGTGGAAAGATCGGATTTTGGCTTGCAGAGCGCTCTCTCGTATCCGTGGGTATGTAAGCCAA GACCTGAAGAACAAGCTTTCACAGCTGATGTGGAATGACTGGAACTTGGAGGTGCGCCAGGCAGCTGCCCTGGCACTAGGGGAGATGAAGCTTGGGAAAGAAGTCCACGACCAGCTCAG GGTGAAGCTGAACAGAGGCGATTGCTGGATGAAGGTGGAAGCTCTCTCGTTGATTGGCTGGCTACAGCTTATGACAGCGAAGTTGCTCCCAGGCTTCCTTCAGTGCTTCTCCAATGACTTTGTTGCAGTCCGAAGAGAAGCTTGCCTTACAGCTGGAGCACTCAGGATCAAAGATGAAATG GTGCTAACGTGCCTCTTTAAGATAATGCAGACTGACCCTCATTGGAAAATCAAGGCTTTTGCCATCAGAG ACACCTCCCAGAAAATGGTGATGGGTGATTGTGCCTCAACTTCTAGAATGCTCACCTGTCGAGTTCCTCAAAGTTCTATTCCCCACCTCTCTCATTTTTCATCATTACATGAAGCCAAGAGGGGAAGTCTGAGGATCTATGTCTCAGGTCTCAAATGCCAACAATACAAAGAAAGAACCCTGCTCTACATCTCCTTTACCTCGATACAAATAACACTATATTTCAACTATCCCAGCGCCTGGCTAAAAGGaagctggctgaagctgaacccagGCAAGATGGAGGTGATATTGCATGGAAGGAGGAAACATTTTGAAGAGTTAGTATCCCATCCCCCTCTGTTGAAGCTGTCTGCCTCCAGATTGTCAAATCAGTTTGAAGCTTCAGGCTCTTTATTAATATCAGAGGCTCAAAGAGCTACAGCTGCAAAAAATGCATTCTTCTACCTCAGGCTAGTCAAAAGATTGCACCAAATCCTTTGGCCATAA